The following are encoded in a window of Maylandia zebra isolate NMK-2024a linkage group LG5, Mzebra_GT3a, whole genome shotgun sequence genomic DNA:
- the ppil1 gene encoding peptidyl-prolyl cis-trans isomerase-like 1 gives MSGIPPDTWQPPTVALETTMGTVVVELYWNHAPKTCKNFAELSRRGYYNNTKFHRIIKDFMVQGGDPTGTGRGGASIFGKQFEDELRPELKFTGAGILAMANAGPDTNGSQFFLTLAPTQWLDGKHSIFGRVCQGMGVLNRIGMVETNSQDRPADDIKILRANVSS, from the exons ATGTCGGGGATTCCTCCGGACACATGGCAGCCTCCCACAGTGGCTTTGGAGACGAC GATGGGGACTGTTGTGGTGGAGCTGTACTGGAACCATGCACCAAAGACCTGCAAGAACTTCGCAGAGCTGTCCAGAAGAGGCTACTACAACAACACCAAGTTTCACCGGATCATCAAAGACTTCATGGTGCAGGGAGGAGATCCCACAGGAACAG GTCGAGGTGGTGCCTCCATTTTTGGCAAACAGTTTGAGGATGAACTACGCCCAGAACTAAAATTCACAG GTGCTGGTATTCTAGCGATGGCCAACGCGGGGCCGGACACCAATGGCAGTCAGTTCTTCCTCACCCTCGCACCCACTCAGTGGTTAGATGGAAAGCACAGTATTTTTGGAAGAGTGTGTCAGGGAATGGGAGTGCTGAACCGGATTGGGATGGTGGAGACGAACAGCCAAGATCGTCCAGCTGATGATATCAAAATTCTCAGAGCAAATGTATCCAGTTAA